The following DNA comes from Micromonospora chokoriensis.
GGTGGTGCTGATGCTGCCTGGGCAGGACGCGGGCGGCAGCGCTCGCGCGGTGGCCCGGGACCTGTCCCGGGCGACCGGCCGTCCGGTGACCGCCGGGGCGAGTGGCCCGTCGAACGGGCCGGGGGCGCTGGCCGCCACGTTCCAGGAGGCGGACCGGTGCCTCACCGCGCTGGGCGCGCTGGGCCGCTCCGGTCAGGGTGCGAGCACCGTGGAGCTGGGGTTCGTCGGGTTGCTGCTGGGGACGGTGGGTGACCGGGGCGAGAAGGACGTGACCCAGTTCCTCAGCGCCACCGTCGGGCCGGTGGTCGACTACGACGCCCGGCGCGGAACGGCTCTGGTGAAGACGCTGGAGGCGTACTTCGGGCTGGGTGGCAGCCTGGCCCGGGCCGCCGAGCAACTGCACGTGCACGTCAACACGGTGACCCAGCGGCTGGAGCGGGTGGGGCAGTTGCTCGGCGCCGACTGGCAACGGCCGGACCGGGCGCTGGAGGTGCAGCTCGCGCTGCGCCTGCACCGGCTGCGCGCCCCGGCCGGCTGACCACCCGTGCGGGGGCACGCCGTGCGCAGCGAGGGCGGCCCGGCTGCCGAACCCGGGCCCGGCGCGACGGCCGCACCCGGGCCCGGCGTGGAGAGCCACGCCCGGCCCGGTGCGCCGGGTCAGCGGGCGCGGATGCCCTCCAGCACGGCGTCGACGACCCGCTCGGGCAGGGTCTGCTCGTCCAGGTCCGGGTTCCACTGCAGCACCCGCTGGATCAGCATGGGCCCGGTGAGCAGCGCCATCGTCACCTCCACGTCGATGTCGGCGCGGAGCACACCCTCGTCGATGCCGCGTCGCAGCACCTCGCGCATCAGCTGCCGGCGGGGCGAGATGATGTTCTGGTAGAGCTGGAACTGGTCCGCGCTGCGGTTCACCGCGGGCACCAGGCAGGGCATGATCTTCGCCGCGCGTGGGTCGACGTTCTTGCCGATCGCGCCGACCAGCAGCACCAGGTCCTCGCGGACGGAGTGCCCGGCCGGCTTCGCCAGGACGCCCTTGAGTCGCCGCAGCGCGTCGAGCAGCAGGGCGTCCTTGCCGGCCCAGCGGCGGTAGATGGTGGCCTTGCCGACCCCGGCCCGGGCGGCGATGGCCTCGATCGAGAGCGCCTCGATGGTGCTGCCTTCGGCGAGCAGGTCGAGGGTGGCTTCGATGATCGCCTCGTCGGCGCGGATGCTCCGCGGTCGCCCGGGCGGCCGCGGAGCATCGGCAGTGGACGTCATGTCCGACATTCTCCCCGAACCTATGCCGTGCCGGCCAACTCGGGCTCGGCGACCGGGGCCGCCGGGGCGAGGCTGGTGTCCTCCCGACCGGGCATCCAGCGCAGCACCACGATGATTCCGAGCGCGGCGATGATCCCGGAGAGCCCGGCCGCCCAGTGCATGGCGGTGACGAAGGCGTCGTTGGCGGCCGAGATCAGCGCCGGCGCCGCCGGGCCGAGCTGACCCGCCGCCGCGTACGCCCCGGAGATCGACTCGTTGGCCGCGTCGCGGGCACCCGTGGGCAGCCCGGTCAGCGCGTCACCGATGTCGCTGCGGTAGACCGCGGAGAGCACCGAGCCGAGGACCGCGACACCGAGCGCGCCGGCCACCTGACGGATGGTGTTGCTGACCGCGGACCCGACACCGGCCTTCTCACGCGGCAGCGCCGACATGATCGACTCGGTGGCCGGCGGCATGATGTTGGCCATCCCGGCGCCCTGGATGAGGAAGACGAGCAGCACGATCCAGATCGGGGTGGAGGCGCCGATGAAGACGAACGCGGCGAGCGAGATCACGGTCAGCGCCAGCCCCACGGTGGCGACGGCCTTGCCGCCGTAGCGGCGGACCATCGCGGCGCTGCGGGGCGCGAAGATCAGCTGGGCGCCGGCGAAGGGCAGGAAGAGCAGACCGGTCTGCAGCGGGCTGTAACCCCGCACCAGCTGCAGGTAGAACGAGCCGAAGAACATCGAGCCCATCGCGGCGAAGAACACCAGGCCGACGATGGCGACCGGGGCGGCGAAGCGGGGCACCTTGAACAGTCGGACGTCCAGCGACGGGTGGTCGCTGCGCCGCTCGTGCTGGACGAACCAGGCCAGCACGGCGATGCCGACGAGGATCGAGCCCCAGGCCACCGGGCGGTCGAAGCCGTGCTCGCCGCCGTCGATGATGCCGTAGGACAGGGCGACCAGACCGACCACGGAGAGCAGCACGCCGAGCACGTCGACGCGACCCGGGCGTGGGTCACGCGACTCGGGGACCAGCAGGGCCACCAGGACCACGCCGGCGACGACGACCGGCACGTTGATCAGGAACACCGAGCCCCACCAGAAGTGCTCCAGCAGCGCGCCGCCGAGGATCGGACCGATGGCCACGGCGAGACCGACGGCGCCGGCCCAGACGCCGATGGCCCGACCACGCTCACGCGGGTCGAAGACGTTGGAGATGATCGACAGGGTCACCGGCATGATGGCCGCGCCGCCGACGCCCATCAGGGCGCGGGCCGCGATGAGCTGGCCAGGGCTCTGGGCGTACGCCGAGAGCAACGACGCCAGGCCGAACAGCCCCAGACCGACCATCAGGAAGCGCTTGCGGCCGGCGCGGTCGCCGAGGACTCCGAAGGTGAACAGCAGCCCGGCGAAGACCAGGGTGTAGGAGTTGATGGCCCACTCCAGCTCACCCTGGCTGGCCCCGAGGCCGTGCACCGGGTCGGCCAGGGTGCGCAGGGCCACGTTGAGGATCGTGTTGTCGAGGACGACCACGAGGAGGCTGATCACCAGCACCCCCAGGATCGCCCACCTCCTCGGGTGGCCCGTGTTGTTGTGCAGCTCCATGCCTGGTTTTCCCCCCACGCTTCACCCGCGGCGCAATACGATACGGGTCAGACTCGTAACGTGGGTCAGCGTACGACCCCCATTAACGATACGGCACCGATCCGTATCGTATGTGGTGGGCATCACGCCCCGCAGGCACGTCCCGACAGGCGGCAACCGCGTCCGGCAGTGAGCCCAGGTGCGCCGTCGGTCGGGTGAGCGGCTCGATCCAGCCCGGCCCCGCGCCGTACACCCGCAGGCGGGGGAAGTCCCGGGCGAAGCGCACCAGCCGGTACGCGCGGCCGGTGACCGGCGTCTGCGACCAGAGCACGACGGTGTGCGGGCGCGCGCGGTGCACCGCACTGGCCAGCGCCGACCAGGGCAACATCGGGCCCAGATTCAGACAGCCGCGGCCCTGTTCCCGCAGCGCGGCCGCCAGCGCCAGCAGACCGAGAGTGTGGGCCTCCCTCTCGACGCCGGCCAGGAGCACACCGCCGGCGGGCAGTGGGCGGCCCGGCTCCCGTCGGTACACGTCGAACGCGACCCGGACACCCTCACTGAGGGCGTGCTCGACGACGACCTCCGCGGGGGTCCGCCCCGGCAGCCGGGCCAGCAACGGACGGCAGACCTGCTCCCAGAGCGCCGGCACCCCCCACGCCTGCGCCAATTCCAGCACCAGCGTGGCGACGCCGTGACCGTCCAGGTCCTCGGCCGCCGATCGGACCTGCTTGTGCGCGATCTCCACAGCCTCGGCCGGCATCGGATCGGTCAGCACCAGACGTACCCCCGGGTAGATGGTTTCCACCCGGGGTTCGCTGAAACTACGCGCGGTGGATGCGCCGGCGCGGATTTAACCGCCGGCGGGCGGCGGACGTGCGGTGGCTTCACTCCCGCACGTCAGCGGCTTGACCCGGTCTCCTAGGTTGATGATCCACACAGCCCAGCGGAAGGTCCCACCCCATGCCCGTCGGCTTCACCATGGCGATCGTCCTCGCCGTCGCCCTGGCGGTCAGCGCCATCCTGGCCCTGGTCGCCCCCGCGCGGCCGTTGAAGCGGATGGCCGCCCTCGCGGCGCTCGTCTTCCTCGCCCTCACCCTGCTGGTCGGCGTCACCGCCAGCGCCCACTCGGTGCCCATCCGGTCGGTCGGCATCGTCACCAGCTTCGGCAAGCCCACCGGCGAGGTGACCGGCTCGGGGCTGAAGTGGGTGGCGCCGTGGCAGAAGGTCGGCGAGTGGGACGCCGGCCGACAGAAGTACGACCACATCGGCGGCGACAACTGCGTACGGGTCCGCACCGGCACGCTCGCCGACGCGTGCGTCGAGGTGCTGGTCGAGTGGCAGGTCAAGCCGGAGAACGCGCCGAAGCAGTTCATGGACTACAAGGGAGACTTCGACAGCTTCCGGGGGCAGCGGGTGGGTGTGCAGCTCGACAGCGCGGTCAACGACGCGTTCGCCGCGTACAACCCGTTGGAGAAGATCGACGCCCGGACCGGTGACCTGAACGTCGACCTGAAGCCCTTCGCGGCGAACATCAAGACCAGCGCGGAGACCCGCCTCGCCACCGACGTGGACATCCTCTCGGTGACCATCACCCGGGTGAACCACGACGACAAGACCGAGGGCAACATCAAGGCGTTCCAGGACAAGCTGGCCCAGACCCGCAACCTGGAGCAGGATCGCAAGAACGCCGAGATCTCCAAGCAGATCACCGAGACCAATGCCACTGTCGACAAGGTGACCCGATGTCTGGAGATCGCGGAGAAGAACGGCGCCAACCCGGGCCTCTGCATCAACCCGGGCATCGTCACCGGCAAGTGACGGCCACCCGAGAGGAGACCATCATGACCGACGCCGGCGTGCGAGGCCCGCAGCCTCGGCGAGGGACGATCCACCGGATGGACAACGTCGCCATCGTCGTCGACGACCTCGCCGCCGCCGTGGCGTTCTTCGTCGAACTCGGACTTGAACTGGAAGGCGAGGCGACAGTCGAGGGCAGCGCGGTGGATCGCCTCGTCGGCCTTGCGGGAGTCCGCTCGGACATCGCGATGATGCGCACCCCGGACGGCCACGGACGGGTCGAGCTGACCAGGTACCAGACACCGCCCAGCCGGGAGGGTGACCCGC
Coding sequences within:
- a CDS encoding TetR/AcrR family transcriptional regulator; the encoded protein is MSDMTSTADAPRPPGRPRSIRADEAIIEATLDLLAEGSTIEALSIEAIAARAGVGKATIYRRWAGKDALLLDALRRLKGVLAKPAGHSVREDLVLLVGAIGKNVDPRAAKIMPCLVPAVNRSADQFQLYQNIISPRRQLMREVLRRGIDEGVLRADIDVEVTMALLTGPMLIQRVLQWNPDLDEQTLPERVVDAVLEGIRAR
- a CDS encoding MFS transporter; its protein translation is MELHNNTGHPRRWAILGVLVISLLVVVLDNTILNVALRTLADPVHGLGASQGELEWAINSYTLVFAGLLFTFGVLGDRAGRKRFLMVGLGLFGLASLLSAYAQSPGQLIAARALMGVGGAAIMPVTLSIISNVFDPRERGRAIGVWAGAVGLAVAIGPILGGALLEHFWWGSVFLINVPVVVAGVVLVALLVPESRDPRPGRVDVLGVLLSVVGLVALSYGIIDGGEHGFDRPVAWGSILVGIAVLAWFVQHERRSDHPSLDVRLFKVPRFAAPVAIVGLVFFAAMGSMFFGSFYLQLVRGYSPLQTGLLFLPFAGAQLIFAPRSAAMVRRYGGKAVATVGLALTVISLAAFVFIGASTPIWIVLLVFLIQGAGMANIMPPATESIMSALPREKAGVGSAVSNTIRQVAGALGVAVLGSVLSAVYRSDIGDALTGLPTGARDAANESISGAYAAAGQLGPAAPALISAANDAFVTAMHWAAGLSGIIAALGIIVVLRWMPGREDTSLAPAAPVAEPELAGTA
- a CDS encoding transcriptional regulator — its product is METIYPGVRLVLTDPMPAEAVEIAHKQVRSAAEDLDGHGVATLVLELAQAWGVPALWEQVCRPLLARLPGRTPAEVVVEHALSEGVRVAFDVYRREPGRPLPAGGVLLAGVEREAHTLGLLALAAALREQGRGCLNLGPMLPWSALASAVHRARPHTVVLWSQTPVTGRAYRLVRFARDFPRLRVYGAGPGWIEPLTRPTAHLGSLPDAVAACRDVPAGRDAHHIRYGSVPYR
- a CDS encoding SPFH domain-containing protein; this translates as MPVGFTMAIVLAVALAVSAILALVAPARPLKRMAALAALVFLALTLLVGVTASAHSVPIRSVGIVTSFGKPTGEVTGSGLKWVAPWQKVGEWDAGRQKYDHIGGDNCVRVRTGTLADACVEVLVEWQVKPENAPKQFMDYKGDFDSFRGQRVGVQLDSAVNDAFAAYNPLEKIDARTGDLNVDLKPFAANIKTSAETRLATDVDILSVTITRVNHDDKTEGNIKAFQDKLAQTRNLEQDRKNAEISKQITETNATVDKVTRCLEIAEKNGANPGLCINPGIVTGK
- a CDS encoding VOC family protein, giving the protein MTDAGVRGPQPRRGTIHRMDNVAIVVDDLAAAVAFFVELGLELEGEATVEGSAVDRLVGLAGVRSDIAMMRTPDGHGRVELTRYQTPPSREGDPRAPTNTLGAHRIMFAVDDMDDILDRLRPHGAELIGELVQYENSYPLCYLRGPAGIAIALAEQTS